Proteins encoded together in one Candidatus Sulfotelmatobacter sp. window:
- a CDS encoding SOS response-associated peptidase, whose amino-acid sequence MCARYTLAEPGPILDRWPSAGKHGRPQWPPRFNVAPTQDVPALRGDRELVTLRWGLVPAWASDPTGAQKRINARVETVAQTPLYRSAFERRRCAILADGFYEWSGARGHRQPHRITIDDGAPFAFAGLWERWRRGDQSLETCTIVTCPANERIAPLHDRMPAIIADDDALDAWLHGEAADALAVAAPFDSARLRVVAVGPAVNRATFEDPSCIEPATPSPALRLFD is encoded by the coding sequence ATGTGCGCTCGCTACACGCTCGCGGAGCCCGGTCCCATCCTCGACCGCTGGCCCAGCGCGGGCAAGCACGGTCGGCCGCAATGGCCGCCCCGCTTCAACGTCGCGCCGACCCAGGACGTCCCCGCCCTGCGCGGTGACCGCGAGCTGGTCACGCTGCGCTGGGGCTTGGTCCCGGCCTGGGCGTCCGACCCGACCGGCGCGCAGAAACGCATCAACGCGCGCGTGGAGACGGTGGCCCAGACGCCGCTCTACCGCTCCGCGTTCGAGCGGCGCCGGTGCGCGATCCTGGCCGACGGCTTCTACGAGTGGTCGGGCGCCAGGGGCCACCGCCAACCGCATCGGATCACGATCGACGACGGCGCGCCGTTCGCCTTCGCGGGGCTGTGGGAGCGCTGGCGGCGCGGCGATCAGAGCCTGGAGACCTGCACCATCGTCACTTGTCCGGCGAACGAGCGCATCGCGCCGTTGCACGATCGCATGCCGGCGATCATCGCCGACGACGACGCGCTCGACGCGTGGCTGCACGGCGAGGCGGCCGATGCGTTGGCCGTCGCCGCGCCGTTCGATTCCGCGCGGCTGCGCGTGGTCGCCGTCGGCCCGGCGGTCAACCGGGCGACGTTCGAGGATCCCTCGTGCATCGAGCCGGCGACCCCGTCGCCGGCTCTGCGTCTGTTCGACTGA
- a CDS encoding response regulator transcription factor, which yields MGLSRIVVAEDDAAIRELLAHHLRREGFLCDEVADGPAALRLARGGADLLVLDLGLPAVDGFDVVRALRREGHALPILVLTARGDEVDRVVGLELGADDYVTKPFSPREVVARVRAIVRRAGLARATNARLFVFDRLEIDEAAREARVDGADVGLKPREFALLLELAANAGVALSRSALLEHVWGYDYDGDERTVDVHVRRLRLVLEERAALGPLVHTVHGFGYKFGRA from the coding sequence ATGGGGCTCAGCCGCATCGTCGTCGCCGAGGACGACGCCGCGATCCGTGAGCTGCTCGCCCACCATCTGCGGCGCGAGGGGTTTCTGTGCGACGAGGTCGCCGACGGGCCGGCGGCGCTTCGCTTGGCGCGCGGCGGAGCCGACCTGCTGGTGCTCGACCTCGGCTTGCCGGCGGTCGACGGCTTCGACGTCGTGCGCGCCTTGCGCCGCGAAGGACACGCGCTGCCGATCTTGGTGCTGACCGCGCGCGGCGACGAAGTCGATCGCGTCGTGGGGCTCGAGCTCGGCGCGGACGACTACGTCACCAAGCCGTTTTCGCCGCGCGAGGTCGTCGCGCGGGTGCGCGCCATCGTGCGTCGCGCTGGGCTGGCACGAGCGACGAACGCGCGCCTGTTCGTGTTCGACCGGCTCGAGATCGACGAGGCGGCGCGCGAAGCGCGCGTCGACGGCGCCGACGTCGGGCTCAAGCCGCGCGAGTTCGCGCTGCTGCTCGAGTTGGCGGCGAACGCCGGCGTCGCGCTCTCGCGCTCGGCGCTGCTCGAGCACGTTTGGGGCTACGACTACGACGGCGACGAGCGCACCGTCGACGTCCACGTACGTCGCTTGCGGCTGGTCCTCGAAGAACGAGCGGCGCTCGGACCGTTGGTGCACACCGTGCACGGCTTCGGCTACAAGTTCGGCCGTGCCTGA
- a CDS encoding HAMP domain-containing sensor histidine kinase — MPERRWPLAGGAAFLARLQRVDAVDAVPVLAIRLPELERVAWRRGVRAARLLERRAVAAFGTAVARVLRAEDLVAHERGSDVFVCALAAPMRGETGAPSDARAALARIAAAMEAALRVRAEAGWTSVEPRQALPPLETLIERALARGAQERERFGFFSALGHELRTPLAAIRGYLETVLDEAVEGEQRRRFVRIAYHETVRMSRLVEGMFEISLLDLHGGAPARAGGSLDAALDATRDAVETTASRRGTTLVFPAPTALHVALDADRLTLLLRNLVENAIAHGRPAGRVELRADASARTVRLVVEDDGPGVPPGERERIFALGERGTTHAGGSGIGLALVRLMVERAGGRVSVGEASLGGARFTLTLPRSLPAAAPMATGDGRAYAEPDGALGRGAARGAPAVRR, encoded by the coding sequence GTGCCTGAGCGGCGTTGGCCGTTGGCCGGCGGCGCCGCGTTCCTCGCCCGCCTGCAACGGGTCGACGCGGTTGACGCCGTCCCCGTGCTCGCGATCCGGCTGCCGGAGCTCGAGCGCGTGGCGTGGCGCCGCGGCGTGCGCGCGGCGCGGCTGCTCGAACGGCGCGCGGTCGCCGCGTTCGGCACGGCGGTGGCGCGGGTGCTGCGCGCGGAGGATCTGGTCGCGCACGAGCGCGGCAGCGACGTGTTCGTCTGCGCGCTCGCAGCACCGATGCGGGGCGAGACGGGCGCGCCGTCCGATGCGCGCGCGGCGTTGGCCCGCATCGCCGCCGCGATGGAAGCGGCGCTGCGCGTACGGGCCGAAGCCGGCTGGACGAGCGTCGAGCCACGGCAAGCCTTGCCGCCGCTCGAGACGCTGATCGAGCGCGCCTTGGCGCGGGGCGCGCAGGAGCGCGAGCGATTCGGATTCTTCTCCGCCCTGGGCCACGAGCTGCGCACGCCGCTGGCGGCGATTCGCGGCTACCTGGAGACCGTGCTCGACGAGGCGGTCGAGGGCGAGCAGCGTCGCCGCTTCGTGCGGATTGCCTATCACGAGACGGTGCGCATGAGCCGGCTGGTCGAGGGGATGTTCGAGATCTCGCTGCTCGATCTGCACGGCGGCGCACCGGCGCGAGCCGGCGGGTCGCTCGATGCGGCGCTCGACGCCACGCGCGATGCCGTCGAGACGACCGCGTCGCGGCGCGGCACGACGCTCGTCTTTCCCGCCCCGACGGCGCTGCACGTCGCGCTCGACGCGGACCGCTTGACGTTGCTGCTGCGCAACCTGGTCGAGAACGCGATCGCGCACGGCCGGCCCGCCGGCCGGGTCGAGCTGCGCGCCGACGCGAGCGCGCGGACGGTCCGCCTCGTCGTCGAGGACGATGGGCCGGGCGTGCCGCCCGGCGAGCGCGAGCGGATCTTCGCGCTCGGCGAGCGCGGGACGACCCACGCCGGCGGCAGCGGGATCGGGCTCGCGCTGGTGCGGCTGATGGTCGAGCGGGCGGGCGGACGCGTTTCCGTCGGCGAGGCGTCGCTGGGCGGCGCGCGCTTCACCCTGACGCTGCCGAGGAGCCTGCCCGCGGCCGCGCCAATGGCGACCGGCGATGGACGAGCGTACGCCGAGCCGGACGGCGCTCTCGGTCGCGGCGCTGCGCGCGGCGCACCAGCTGTTCGACGCTGA
- a CDS encoding class I SAM-dependent methyltransferase, producing MDERTPSRTALSVAALRAAHQLFDAEPKVLDDPVAARLLDPRWAASLRTDSERWRTPERTRLRTHVVVRSRFAEDRLAAAVARGVRQAVILGAGYDTFAFRQPAWAQALHIVEIDQPATQADKRARLSRAGIAIPPNVTFHAVDFERTPLAAALPAAIDVTRPAFFSWLGVIPYLGTSAIEAVFRAVAALPRESEIAFSFAGPRTGEDAIETAAEAVGEPWRTRLAPEELDTMLRALGYREVRFLSPADVADRYLSGRGDDLQPANQTTIGTALV from the coding sequence ATGGACGAGCGTACGCCGAGCCGGACGGCGCTCTCGGTCGCGGCGCTGCGCGCGGCGCACCAGCTGTTCGACGCTGAGCCGAAGGTGCTCGACGACCCGGTCGCGGCGCGGCTGTTGGATCCGCGCTGGGCGGCGTCCCTGCGGACCGACTCCGAGCGCTGGCGCACGCCGGAGCGCACGCGACTGCGCACGCACGTCGTCGTGCGCAGCCGCTTCGCCGAAGACCGGTTGGCGGCAGCGGTCGCGCGCGGCGTCCGGCAAGCCGTGATCCTGGGCGCCGGCTACGACACCTTCGCGTTTCGCCAACCGGCGTGGGCCCAGGCGCTGCACATCGTCGAGATCGATCAGCCGGCGACCCAGGCCGACAAACGTGCGCGACTCTCCCGCGCCGGCATCGCGATCCCGCCCAACGTCACGTTCCACGCCGTCGACTTCGAGCGCACGCCGCTCGCGGCGGCGCTGCCGGCGGCGATCGACGTCACGCGGCCGGCGTTCTTCTCGTGGCTGGGCGTCATCCCGTACCTGGGGACGAGCGCGATCGAGGCGGTGTTCCGCGCCGTCGCCGCGCTGCCGCGCGAGAGCGAGATCGCGTTCAGCTTCGCTGGCCCGCGCACGGGTGAAGATGCGATCGAAACCGCCGCCGAGGCGGTCGGCGAGCCGTGGCGCACGCGCCTGGCACCCGAGGAGCTCGACACGATGCTGCGCGCGCTGGGCTATCGCGAGGTGCGCTTTCTCTCGCCCGCCGACGTCGCCGACCGGTACTTGAGCGGGCGCGGCGACGACCTGCAGCCCGCGAACCAGACGACCATCGGAACGGCGCTCGTCTGA
- a CDS encoding secretin N-terminal domain-containing protein: protein MRRALCALALLALLTLPASAQTERFTIDARDVQLADVIRLLGARANRNVVADGSVKPQRVTVRLADVTFDEALAALAASYALQTHREGTVVIVGDASSMSRRFPDDAGPGGTRTRTFVLAHAHPEDVAAALQAALAPGTVVVSDKRTAAVLVTGAPATLARARGLVDALDAPADGAGSPAATEAVQLHNLRAGDALKLLKGATPDGALFADDRQNVVVVSGNLELRARVRALLAGLDAPGRQVMFEVKVADVEPINDNSNVGVEFGGSGFGSGALGTIPYTLTKSALAVNAQIDTLIQHGRASILAQPKIATLNNHEASLLVGEQYPVVTVNQQTGFPSVQTIDVGVRLRLTPTIGGDGTITAELHPEFSQIIGFNASFPIIANRKVDATIRVRDGETIVLGGLFQDVDSETITKFPLLGDLPILGAFFRNRQSSHTKDEVVFFIIPHVL from the coding sequence ATGAGACGTGCGCTCTGCGCGCTCGCGCTGCTCGCCCTGCTGACGCTCCCCGCGAGCGCACAGACGGAGCGGTTCACGATCGACGCGCGCGACGTGCAGCTGGCCGACGTCATCCGCCTGCTCGGCGCGCGCGCCAACCGCAACGTCGTCGCCGACGGTTCCGTCAAGCCGCAGCGCGTCACCGTGCGGCTCGCCGACGTCACCTTCGACGAAGCACTGGCCGCGCTCGCGGCCTCGTACGCGCTGCAGACGCACCGCGAAGGCACCGTCGTCATCGTCGGCGACGCGAGCTCGATGAGCCGGCGCTTTCCCGACGACGCGGGTCCCGGCGGCACCCGCACGCGCACCTTCGTCCTCGCGCACGCGCACCCCGAGGACGTGGCCGCGGCGCTGCAGGCGGCGCTGGCGCCGGGGACCGTCGTCGTGTCCGACAAGCGGACGGCCGCGGTGCTGGTGACCGGTGCGCCGGCGACGCTGGCCCGCGCGCGCGGCCTGGTCGACGCGCTTGACGCGCCGGCCGACGGGGCCGGCAGTCCCGCCGCCACCGAAGCCGTGCAGCTCCACAACCTGCGCGCCGGCGACGCCCTCAAGCTCCTCAAGGGCGCGACGCCCGACGGCGCGCTGTTCGCCGACGACCGCCAGAACGTCGTGGTCGTGAGCGGTAACCTCGAGCTGCGCGCGCGCGTGCGCGCCTTGCTGGCCGGGCTCGACGCGCCCGGTCGCCAGGTGATGTTCGAGGTCAAGGTCGCCGACGTCGAGCCGATCAACGACAACAGCAACGTCGGCGTCGAGTTCGGCGGCAGCGGCTTCGGCAGCGGGGCGCTCGGCACGATTCCGTACACGCTGACCAAGAGCGCGCTGGCCGTCAACGCGCAGATCGACACCCTGATCCAGCACGGCCGTGCCTCGATCCTCGCGCAGCCGAAGATCGCCACCTTGAACAACCACGAAGCCTCGCTGCTGGTCGGCGAGCAGTATCCCGTCGTCACCGTCAACCAACAGACCGGCTTTCCCAGCGTGCAGACGATCGACGTCGGCGTGCGCCTGCGCCTGACGCCGACGATCGGCGGCGACGGCACGATCACGGCCGAGCTGCATCCGGAGTTCTCGCAGATCATCGGCTTCAACGCCAGCTTCCCGATCATCGCGAACCGCAAGGTCGACGCGACGATCCGCGTTCGCGACGGCGAGACGATCGTGCTGGGCGGATTGTTCCAAGACGTCGACTCCGAGACGATCACCAAGTTCCCGCTGCTCGGCGACCTGCCGATCCTGGGCGCGTTCTTTCGCAACCGCCAATCCTCGCACACCAAGGACGAGGTCGTCTTCTTCATCATCCCGCACGTGCTCTGA
- the pilM gene encoding pilus assembly protein PilM, producing MTRSLPLGIDVGSARTCVALAELDAGGTPRLVAAASRTTGDDPSAAIAGARTELSTRERRCVLALRAPDSHVREIALPPLRRRERERAAGFEAARFAPHALHDGVLRFVPLTPGRTVVAVARRSAVERAVEIARVAGLHAVAVDDGALALLRAFAADAVVDVGLTACTVIVRGEALPLTRIVPLGGRALTDAIVAGLGVDETTAELRKRGVGMAGAGESARAALVEQIASAFVELRAAAPREPAGAVLTGNGARLQGLAAALERALGVPTRLGTFAPDACVTLPADVVRVAAPDWGLAYGLALWEHAT from the coding sequence ATGACCCGTTCGTTGCCGCTCGGCATCGACGTCGGCAGCGCGCGCACGTGCGTGGCGCTGGCCGAGCTCGATGCGGGCGGAACGCCGCGCTTGGTGGCGGCCGCATCGCGCACGACCGGCGACGATCCGTCGGCCGCGATCGCCGGCGCCCGGACGGAGCTCTCGACGCGCGAACGCCGCTGCGTGCTGGCGCTGCGCGCCCCCGACTCGCACGTGCGCGAGATCGCGTTGCCGCCGCTGCGCCGCCGCGAACGCGAGCGCGCCGCCGGCTTCGAAGCCGCGCGCTTCGCACCGCACGCCCTGCACGACGGCGTCCTTCGGTTCGTTCCGCTCACCCCGGGGCGGACGGTCGTCGCGGTCGCGCGTCGTTCGGCGGTCGAGCGCGCCGTCGAGATCGCGCGGGTCGCCGGGCTGCACGCCGTCGCGGTCGACGACGGCGCCCTCGCGCTTTTGCGCGCCTTTGCCGCCGACGCCGTCGTCGACGTCGGCCTGACCGCCTGCACCGTGATCGTGCGCGGCGAAGCGTTGCCCCTGACGCGGATCGTTCCGCTGGGCGGGCGCGCGCTGACCGACGCCATCGTCGCCGGCCTGGGCGTCGACGAAACGACCGCCGAGCTGCGCAAGCGCGGCGTCGGCATGGCCGGGGCCGGCGAGTCGGCGCGCGCGGCGTTGGTCGAGCAGATCGCGAGCGCGTTCGTCGAGCTGCGCGCCGCCGCGCCGCGGGAGCCGGCCGGCGCGGTGCTGACCGGAAACGGCGCGCGGCTGCAGGGTCTGGCGGCCGCGCTCGAGCGTGCCTTGGGCGTCCCGACGCGACTGGGCACCTTCGCACCCGACGCCTGCGTCACGCTGCCGGCCGACGTGGTGCGCGTCGCCGCGCCCGACTGGGGTCTGGCGTACGGCTTGGCGCTGTGGGAGCACGCGACATGA
- a CDS encoding A24 family peptidase, producing MTAAPATAIAGTLIAAAIDLRTGLIPDPISGTTALVALAAAALNGTLPTALAGSVAAGGALWLLHAATGGRGLGLGDVKLGAAIGAALGPAAAFVALGAAFTFGALAGIALLLARRATRRSALPFAPFLALGTLAGAVLQPWAA from the coding sequence ATGACCGCCGCGCCGGCCACGGCGATCGCAGGCACGCTGATCGCCGCCGCGATCGATCTGCGCACCGGGCTGATCCCCGACCCGATCTCCGGCACGACCGCGCTGGTCGCGCTTGCCGCGGCGGCCTTGAACGGCACCCTGCCGACGGCGCTCGCCGGCAGCGTGGCGGCGGGCGGCGCGCTGTGGCTCCTCCACGCCGCCACGGGCGGGCGCGGGCTGGGGTTGGGCGACGTCAAGCTAGGCGCGGCGATCGGCGCGGCGCTCGGGCCGGCGGCGGCGTTCGTCGCGCTGGGTGCGGCGTTCACGTTCGGCGCGCTGGCCGGCATCGCGTTGCTTCTCGCCCGCCGTGCGACGCGACGCTCCGCGCTGCCGTTCGCACCGTTCCTCGCGCTCGGCACGCTCGCCGGTGCCGTGCTGCAGCCGTGGGCAGCATGA
- a CDS encoding cytochrome c biogenesis protein CcdA, which translates to MSDLVVSTLQAAASQQGRALPLAFAAGVVTSAGPCVAPRYLALAAVMQTGARPWALVCAYVVGLVGAMVLLGLAVDALASVRGAASVTDALLAGALAVAGIVVLARGGAAHAARRTAPVGLGGVALLGASGALVVSPCCTPVLAAIAGLTLGGGTTASATAVLTAYALGHALPLVGVGVLGTRLARGFARMAGSHAPATVGGTLMLALASYYGVLA; encoded by the coding sequence GTGAGCGACCTCGTCGTCAGCACCCTCCAGGCGGCCGCCTCGCAGCAGGGGCGCGCGCTGCCGCTGGCCTTCGCCGCCGGCGTCGTGACGAGCGCCGGGCCCTGCGTCGCCCCGCGCTACTTGGCGCTGGCGGCCGTCATGCAAACCGGCGCGCGGCCATGGGCGCTCGTCTGCGCGTACGTCGTCGGCTTGGTCGGTGCGATGGTGCTGCTCGGCCTCGCGGTCGACGCGTTGGCGTCCGTGCGCGGCGCCGCGAGCGTGACCGACGCGCTGCTCGCCGGCGCCTTGGCCGTCGCCGGCATCGTGGTGCTCGCGCGCGGCGGCGCGGCGCACGCCGCACGGCGGACGGCACCGGTCGGCCTCGGCGGCGTCGCGCTGCTCGGTGCGTCCGGTGCGCTGGTCGTCTCGCCGTGTTGCACGCCGGTGCTGGCCGCGATCGCGGGGTTGACGTTGGGCGGCGGCACGACCGCGAGCGCGACGGCGGTGCTGACCGCGTACGCGCTGGGGCACGCGCTGCCATTGGTGGGCGTGGGCGTGCTGGGGACGCGGCTCGCGCGCGGCTTCGCGCGAATGGCCGGCTCGCATGCGCCTGCGACCGTCGGCGGCACGCTGATGCTGGCCTTGGCCTCGTACTACGGAGTGCTGGCGTGA
- a CDS encoding prepilin-type N-terminal cleavage/methylation domain-containing protein: protein MHPSRSRSGERGFTLIELMVVVAIIAILAGILIPNFVNARAQAQTAACESNLRSIATSLELYYTDNQVYPTASAASVQPSLLTANGVPYLDNTPKDPAAQTATATYSLTTTQASGGSPAGYTITCPGVHVGSTLAKIPLTGGTSGSVCGTGCTATKILYVAGQGLQVSP, encoded by the coding sequence GTGCACCCGAGCCGTTCGCGTTCCGGAGAACGCGGTTTCACGCTGATCGAGCTGATGGTCGTCGTCGCGATCATCGCCATCCTCGCCGGAATCTTGATCCCCAACTTCGTCAACGCGCGCGCACAGGCGCAGACGGCCGCCTGCGAGTCGAACCTGCGCTCGATCGCGACCTCGCTCGAGCTGTACTACACCGACAACCAGGTCTATCCGACCGCATCGGCCGCGAGCGTGCAGCCCTCGCTGCTCACCGCCAACGGCGTTCCGTACCTCGACAACACGCCCAAGGACCCGGCCGCGCAAACGGCGACCGCGACGTACTCGCTGACGACGACGCAAGCCTCGGGCGGAAGCCCCGCCGGCTACACGATCACCTGTCCGGGCGTGCACGTCGGTTCGACGCTGGCGAAGATTCCGCTTACCGGCGGCACCAGCGGTTCGGTCTGCGGCACGGGCTGCACGGCGACGAAGATCCTTTACGTCGCTGGCCAAGGGCTGCAGGTCTCGCCGTGA
- a CDS encoding glutathione peroxidase, whose protein sequence is MSELQTIPLRRIDGSETRLADFAGDVLLVVNVASQCGLTPQYAGLQSLYERYGDRGFAVLGFPANEFAAQEPGSNADIAQFCETQFSVTFPMFEKIVVKGDGRHPLYDKLVGAQPQARTKPDGQLAARLESKGLLAGRKPDDVMWNFEKFVVGRNGEVVARFAPDVAPDDPMLIETIEAELAKG, encoded by the coding sequence ATGAGCGAGCTGCAAACTATCCCGCTTCGGCGGATCGACGGTTCCGAGACGCGCCTGGCCGATTTCGCCGGCGACGTCCTGTTGGTGGTCAACGTCGCCTCGCAGTGCGGTCTCACGCCGCAGTACGCGGGGCTGCAGAGCCTCTACGAGCGCTACGGCGACCGCGGCTTCGCGGTGCTGGGCTTTCCGGCCAACGAGTTCGCCGCGCAAGAGCCGGGTTCGAACGCGGACATCGCGCAGTTCTGCGAGACGCAGTTCTCGGTGACGTTCCCGATGTTCGAGAAGATCGTCGTCAAGGGAGACGGCCGCCACCCGCTCTACGACAAACTGGTCGGCGCGCAGCCGCAGGCGCGCACCAAACCCGACGGTCAGCTCGCCGCCCGGCTCGAATCGAAGGGACTCTTAGCCGGACGCAAGCCCGACGACGTCATGTGGAACTTCGAGAAGTTCGTGGTCGGCCGCAACGGCGAGGTCGTGGCCCGCTTCGCGCCCGACGTCGCGCCCGACGATCCGATGCTGATCGAGACGATCGAGGCGGAACTGGCCAAGGGCTGA
- the trpS gene encoding tryptophan--tRNA ligase: MAAAKRLAHMRSKVIFSGIQPTGAIHIGNFFGAIKQWVAGQDEAENIFCLVDMHALTVPQEPAALRAQIVETATVLLAAGIDPQKSRLYVQSDVREHGELTWYLSCVGSMGQLNRMTQFKEKSEQQKGEVRVGLFIYPLLMASDILLYRTTHVPVGEDQKQHIELTRDLAQRFNATYGETFVLPEATVPAAGARIMGLDDPTKKMSKSAPGSYHAVRVLDTPDQIRKTVMSAQTDSGRDIKLDPQRPGVSNLLGIYMAATGQTPAQAEAHFANARGYGDLKKEIAELLVETLRPIRERYEDLSRDPSVVREILQRCADELRPTARATTDAVKRAMGAGS; the protein is encoded by the coding sequence GTGGCCGCAGCGAAACGGCTGGCTCATATGCGCTCGAAGGTCATTTTTTCTGGTATACAACCGACGGGTGCGATTCACATCGGCAACTTTTTCGGTGCCATCAAGCAGTGGGTCGCGGGTCAAGACGAAGCCGAGAACATCTTTTGCCTGGTCGACATGCACGCGCTCACGGTCCCGCAAGAACCGGCCGCGCTGCGCGCGCAGATCGTCGAAACGGCGACGGTCCTGCTGGCGGCCGGGATCGACCCCCAGAAGTCGCGCCTGTACGTGCAGAGCGACGTGCGCGAGCACGGCGAGCTGACCTGGTACCTCTCGTGCGTCGGGTCGATGGGACAGTTGAACCGAATGACGCAGTTCAAGGAGAAGTCCGAGCAGCAGAAGGGGGAGGTGCGGGTCGGCCTGTTCATCTACCCGCTGCTGATGGCATCGGACATCCTGCTCTACCGCACGACGCACGTCCCGGTCGGCGAGGACCAGAAGCAGCACATCGAGCTGACGCGCGACCTCGCGCAGCGCTTCAACGCGACCTACGGCGAGACGTTCGTGCTGCCGGAGGCGACCGTCCCGGCGGCCGGCGCGCGCATCATGGGGCTCGACGACCCGACCAAGAAGATGTCCAAGAGCGCGCCGGGCTCGTACCATGCGGTGCGCGTGCTCGACACGCCCGATCAGATCCGCAAGACGGTGATGTCGGCGCAGACGGACAGCGGGCGCGACATCAAGCTCGACCCGCAGCGGCCCGGGGTGAGCAATCTGCTCGGCATCTACATGGCCGCGACCGGCCAGACGCCGGCGCAGGCCGAAGCGCATTTCGCCAACGCGCGCGGCTACGGCGATCTCAAGAAAGAGATCGCCGAGCTGCTGGTCGAGACGCTGCGCCCGATCCGCGAGCGCTACGAGGACCTCTCGCGCGACCCGAGCGTCGTGCGCGAGATCCTGCAGCGCTGCGCCGACGAGCTGCGCCCGACGGCGCGCGCGACGACCGATGCGGTCAAACGGGCGATGGGCGCCGGCAGCTGA